A window of Hordeum vulgare subsp. vulgare chromosome 5H, MorexV3_pseudomolecules_assembly, whole genome shotgun sequence genomic DNA:
tgttcgatctggttcctcaataccagctgaagaatctgtcaagagaaccccttcaccaaaagcttcaacggtgaagaagatgactccgtctgcatcagacgtgaagaaaaccagggctgctgagaaggaagccaaaaagagaaaggcctcctcagcaaaagaagaaacagaggccaagcgcctcaaagcacttgaagaaactgctcctctggaccctgtgcccctaaatgtcgctccttcttatgaaatggtcatcattgatgatccagcgaaaaaggcagatgaggaaatgaaggatgccgcctctgaggaacacactggcgaggaaattcatatagacgacagtTCTCAGCCTTTCATTCCTTAGAAAGACACtcctcaagaatcagctgcaccagctgatgaaactgcatctgccaccaagccagctgaggaagaacaaactgaaaatcctcaaactgatgacattgaacgctctgagcaaaatcctcaagatgaggaacaggctgacccaactcctccaactgagcaagaagaagctattactcagcctgatgcacagccagagcaagcccctcagcctgaagcccagcCAGCTCCatcccctcagcctgaagtaccagccgctgaaattcctcaccctgaggaaaatgctgaggagaatgcacctgaccaagacaatgcattcatcatgctcaacccagagactgtcattgttgtctcccctcctgttcctcaacaaaatcttaagccagttcagcgtcatccattctccaagcgtcctaagtttcaaaaggaaaatttctttgaagaacgcatgtagttCATTGGAgaaaacccctatgacaagcctcaaatgaggcatctgaagttttggactagaactcagatgaattactatgcctctgtgctatgtggacgaaacaagatattccagcacaggcatattcctcatgttgaacttgaagcaataccgtgcgtggagccagtcctcagtgtaccccatgatgctggtttactacctatgtcctccgacatctctgactggaacaacgagctaattcttcagttctatgccactcttcacatatccggcaaccctgaagacattaacacttgggtgtttgactggatgtcacaaaacactcactacaaggctcctgctactgaacttctCCGAGAACTGCTTGTACCAATTCCCTTAGATGAGGCTGTGACgcttttatggtgagcgtgagctgccaaatgggatgatggaagtcctcatgaagcctttggctgaaggaaaatctccgagaacaaccttcctcgtccacgagctcaagtacacacccaggtctgtctacagaatcctctgcagtgtgctcgcgccgatcaaaggccatgatgatgaagaagatgtcgtaggcctcatgaagaatatcctcttcaacattatccatggtattcctatcaacatccatgatttcttcttgaagactttggccgacaatgctatgtgtccttttgatcacatgatatatgccccatggatcatgagattcatcaggacaaggacatgcatcaacttccacgctgatttccaaaaccatattggttatatgcctcctatccgggtcaacaagaagactttcgagtccattgaaggaaaaggcaaatcagtgattgaagaaggcagtaggtcccttgatggccagttcagagaaccagaagcttattcttcatgggatgatactgagactcgtccggcaagccccgttcctcctcgcgtgatgaatacaagagagctcctcctcagtcttcaccagaaggtggatcgcaatcacaagtgggtcaaacgccagtttggcgccattgtgaaaaccctcattgaaacacagaactctgtgaagctcaaccatcacaatctgcatgaggtttttgatcgcacctgggctacacttgcacatctgaagactcagattgagcttgaagaaatggactttgagcgagactttgaatggtcgtggcctcccaagaagaagttcaggcctattctagtgccagaccttgaagacagctccttttcttcattccgcactgctgaaactgatgaagaacagctcgacactgctaccggtccaaggaagaagagtactcccaagaagcatcacggctcttcctcaactgccacgaagtgaagtcttcacggacgttagtcctcagtttgtccctttttgtcacttgatgacaaagggggagaaacttgagagttagtcttcaagcgggatatttttggggcttatgaactatatttaagttacaaaatcttggctcttctgaagtttttatgtaatgagttgtaacttaagcctgatggtactctgacgcttttgaacgtttttcttcgcatgcttattcctcaagttttaatgcacgcatgctggaattcgtcagataccatttgtcatcatgcattttcattttcttcatatgatatgttacatatatgcatgatttacaagactcagggggagatctccatgatataaatcatcaatgtgcatttgctgtgaaaagcaaaatcctcaagatatgcacatcttcagggggagtctctctgaatcttgatttcaaattcctcaaatgagtatttacacttcttatttttgatccctgttgaagacttaacctaattgtcatcaaccaccaaaaaggaggagattgtaagtgcatctagtgccccttagtgattttggtggtttgaagacttataggttaagtatctaatgtgtttatgagtgtacacaggatctataagtcattgaggagtttgagatatttgaagaatatcgacccctaaaaatatatatcttcggttgaagaaattggtctgaagctgaagaaatgaatcgcgaggaatctgcgatgaaattgatattcctcatgaagatactgatattgaggaatccgttgtgtcctaaagaaaatcactttgaaaaatttgaagcatgaagatttactctttctgttttattttcttcacatttgagtaataggaacaccgtactgttaaagggggtcgaagttacacttcggaatgaatttcctcatgatgctcaacccaagcctaatcctaccaaaagcctcaagtgaggaatacgagtgacatgaggactctcacagttgagggttctgaccgtttcgatagccacgccaagtcattggtcttatccactccaacggtcatattatttaagggcattagtgtcaaatcatgtcgggatgctcccaggctataaatagccacccccacaaccattagctggttggctgctccgttagaaactgacacttgccataagagcaacccaattcctcagagtcttcgagagtaattcatcagtgaggaaataccccatacaccgaaaccacaaaccaaacctagtgattgagcatcactgaagaagttgttcctgtgtgggactgaagccttttacctttgaggactgtgcatcctccagacggttaggcgtcatggtctagagctttccagcagtcaattgtgaatcgccgggtgaccaagtttgtgagggtttgaaagtctgccgtgaagacttaccacgagtgttgggcgaggactgtgtgtccttagctcaaggagaatacggtagggaccgtgtgtcccgggactgtgtgtcctctggtttcaataccaagccgctccaaaccagatgtacgactgtcacagcagttggaactgggtcatcaacgattgtcttcactgagaaacgggttctaattcctcaactccttactttcctcgaattatgtgttgatgactttcactgcgactgtttgaagaatttgctgaagactttctgtgaatttcctcaaccccaaattcttcacgtcaattaatcctcatctgtattctgcgtgcctgctcacagtgcaatctgttttcacattcttagctctgaaaaactgctgttgtgaaactttgcacttctgatcctttactgtttccgctgtaagttagtcatcagtgaggaatttcctcaaaaggaatttcctcagtgatgaaattctaaaaatcttctattcaccccccctctagtcgatataacgcactttcaattggagaCTGTGCTTATCAACTAGATCTAGTAGAAAATTCATCTCATCCTCTATAATGGTCGGTCACATAATTCATCCTCAAGGACGCACTCGTATGTGAACGAGTAGTCTAAATGAAGCTGAGCAGTGTTGCTTGGCAAATTGTGCCATTGCTCCGATAGATTAGACGTTGATGTTCCATGGATCAGCATTTCGAGACGAACAAAGCTGACTACCCAAAATTGAATTGCACTCCCACAATACATAATGGCCCCACCGTATGAAATTTTCCACAGTAGTACATCTCAAATACTAGACTTTTCAGCGGAACCGAACTAACGCCCGAGCCTCCTTTTTTCGAATTCAATAGCACATGCAACAACCAAAATTACGGGAGCATCTGAGCCTTGGCACCAAAACACCACTCTCACTTTCCTATGCTTACTTGAGAAAACGATGGAGGTGTAGATTTCCTGGCATTTGTTTATGTGTTAattttataataataatcacCGGTACAACAATAAGGtagtttcaagaatttgacgattAACAATTATATTGATTTTCAATTCCTTTTGTGTCGCTTAAAAAAAAGTTATAAGACACGGGGTAAACATGCGCTTAATATGGAGTCTTTGATGCTTTTTTATCGATCCGAAGACCCATATTAACATAACACGTGGCGCACGTGGTAAGCAACTAAAACTTGATGAACAAAAGACTGATACTAATATGTATATATGTAAGTTTAAGTTATCCAACGATCTAAATCATCATAGCTTAATTTTAATTTTGAAGTTGCTCATCACACATACTATATGATAGGTGTAAATCAATTACATACATAAAACTCTGTTGAGCTATTGTTTAGTAACGTACGTAGTTCATAACTCTCTTGCTGTCCAATTCTTAATATTTAGAGAAAGCACAGTATATATTAGTTTGTTGGATGAAAATAACATAAACATGACACTTGCTTGTCAGTTGGTGAGAGTTTTTCCTTTCGAGAGATGGAGTTGCTTGTCAGTTGATGAGAGTTTTTTCTTTCGAGAGATGGATTTACTTGTCAGTTGGTGAaagttattttttttctttcgagAGATGGAGTTGCTTGTCAGTTGGTGAGAGTTTTTTTTTTAAGAGGTGGAGTTGCTtgtgtttgtaacatcccaaacgcACATCACTGACATAATAATCAGCGGATTTTCTTTTTCGGGAATTACATGGTCAGCAGATGCCCCCGCGGTCCCGCCTGGGTCCCTGTCTACTCTTTAGCTTTGAAGCCTCCACTCCAACGTCAGAAAACAAAAAACGATCAAGACACAAAAAGCGACCCTTGCAGAGAAGCACGGCCGCGTTGTACTAAACTAAAAATACAACAAACCAGAGGGGTTAACCCACAAAACCGCCCGTCCACGGTGCGCCAGGGGcccaaataaaaaacaaaaaacagagaaaaCTCGCCGCCTCCTtgttctctcccctctctcccccctccgcctccgcctcctctcgAACTCGTCGAGCGCGGCGACCGACGCACGCGAGCGCGGCGGCGAGATGAAGGTCTCCGTGAAGACGCTCAAGGGCTCCAAGTTCGAGATCGAAGTGAACCCCGCCGACAAGGTACGGCCGCTCCCGCCCCGCCCCCTCCCGATCTGTCCGTCAGTCGTCGCGAGGGTTGGCGTATCTGGGCGAGATTTAGGGGGGTGGGTTATCGAGTTGCCCCGCGGGGCACGGTTTTCGCGCCGGGGGATTGGTGGGGCGTGCGGGGAACTGCTGAGTCGCGAGTTGTGTGCTGCGCGAGCGATGGCGCCGCGAATCCAATCTGTGGTTCGTTTGTTTGGGCTTTGCTCTGGGCGGAGCGGAGAGCAGATGCGGAGTTCGCCTAGGTCATGGTCGCGTCGATGTGTAGGTTATGATTGTTTGGCGAGTATACAGGGGCGTGGAATCTGTGAGGCTGTACTGATTCGTGTGTTACCAGATGCACAACCAACTTGAATCCTGACCGTGAACCGAAGTGCAGAAGCTAAGGGTCGTTCTGGTCGGACTTTCTCCTTGCATGCTACTACAGGTAGCATCGATTTATGGACCTTTTCATTTGTGTGCGGATGAAACTCTTGAAATTGCAGGCCTTAGTTGCCGTATGTTAGTGGCGGCTGGATGTCTTGTTAATCTATTATATGTTATAAGGACTGCAGAGAATTAATTTATGCGAAATATACAATGTAATGctggattttcttcttctttctgtctGCTAATGCGGACTGTTTGCACAGGAGCATTTGAAGCTTTAGAAATACATACATTTGCTGGCTGGTGTAAACTTCAGTAACCTTTCGTGCTGTTGCCAAAATAGATTAGGACTATATGACGAAGGTGGTTGttctttcttaagtattttgtaTCAAACCCAAGGAATGGAATACTGGCAACTACTAGAGGGAAAGCAATATTACAAATTAGAGTCAGTTGGAGACAGGGTTCGGGCTGGCCACATCTTTTTTATCTGTGGACTGTAGCTACCTTTTCTTTGTATGAATGTGCAAGTGCAGTTGCAGTACACAGTGTAGCAACAGAATGGGAATGGGCGTTCTTAACTGTTACTGTATTGCTACTTAGCATTTTTGTTACTCATGTATTGTGTATTACTAGTGAAGCAAATAGTAGAGAAATATTTGGCCGAACTAACTGAAATGATATAATTATCTATATGATGACATATGCTACTTCACTTTATGCCAAACAATCATAGGTGTAAAAATACTGGGGTCTTTGCCGTGTGTTTACATGGCATGGGGTTACGTAGCCTTCAGATTTTGCCAGCATGGTAGAATCATAGGCGGGTCTTTGCCAAACAATCATTCATATGTGTAAAGATACTGGGGTTTATTGCCGTGTGGTTACATGGTATGGGTTATGTAGCCTTTAGATTCTACCAGCATGTGAATTCCTGGTTCTTTCGATTCTTTGCAATTGGAATGCTACAACTTAGTAATTGGTTCATTGATTCAGGTTTCTGATGTAAAGAAGCTCATTGAGAGTTCACAAGGGCAAAATGTGTACCCAGCTGATCAACAAATGCTCATCTACCAAGGGTCAGTTCTTAAGGATGAGACtacgttggaggaaaacaaagttGTTGAAAACAACTTTCTTGTGATAATGCTTAGACAGGTACGCATCCTGCTTGATACTAGTTTAATAGATATCATAAAATTGTGGAGTACCATAGCGATGCGTAGGATGCTATTTTTTTTTTCATAACAATACCTTCCCTTGTGCATCATAAGTATCTCTTTCGGATATCAAGATCTTGAACTCTAGGAACGTAATGAACTTCAGTGTCTCTATTGAAATTGCCTTAAAAGGTGTAGGTGTTTCTATTGCTGGTCCTAGTTTTTGTACAAACTTCGTTTTGGAATGGCTACAGGCTAGAGTTGCTTCAGGACTGCTTTCTATTAACTGATCATAAGATAGATGATTGTTGTTATTGCTTCTGACTTTCGACCTTTCACAGAATAAGGGCTCATCAAGTGCAGCTCCAGCTAAATCCAAGGAACCGTCAAATCAGGTGAGTTGGAACTTGATTGCACTGATATGGGTTGCTCACCACTAAAGTGTCTTTATTTATGTTCTTTTGGCGCAATTTTTTTTTCACTCGTACCATATATCCAAAAATTTGTCATGATTCTTGGAGTTATTTGCATACAGTACCTTTCGCCATTTTTTTTTCATTGAAACTATGATGGTACACTTTAAGTTCGTTGTTCCTTTAATAGGCAGAGATAGTTAAGCTCTCAGCCAACTATATAGTTGAGTTAGAATAGCAGATTTTTACGAAGTTCACAACTACGAGCTCTTGACTCTATGTATTTTTGTtatctatttttgtttttttctggtGTAAAGTTGAATTTCTCATTAACTCACCAAAAATATATACTATAGTGTTATTATGTTATGGTGCCTATGTTCTTCTATTGGTGTGATTCTACTTTTTGACTTGCATTTATTATGCAGGCACCCCCTACTCAGACAGTGCCTGCTACTCCTGCCTCTCAAGCACCAGCCACACCAGCACCTCAAGCAGTGTCTGCGCCAGCACCTATGTGAGTTTTACTCATATGAAAAAAATGATTTGATCCTTTTCAGATATATTTTGTTGTGTTCAGTGTTTCTTTTGGTCTCTTTAAAGATATTTTTTGGTATAGAAGTGCTGCCTTGCCATTTTAATTGACATGCCATGAGATGCACAAGTCTGTATTTCTATCTTTCTTAATCAGTCACAGAAGATATGTATTTTAGGGTCAGTTCTTTTGGCTGGCTTAAAAAATAAACTGCCTCTCTCCAGCTTAAGAAATAAGCCTCCTATTAAATTTGTTGAGGCTTCTAAATTAGTTATCCAATATCTAGTTTAGAAGCCCCAATAAATCAGGGAGGCGGCTTATTTTTTAAGCCGTCAAAAGAACTGGCCCATAGTATCTTGGCTATAGTTTCTTTTTAACTTATAATCAGGAAAGTCTCCAAAGGTTGTTAGTAAATGATAGCTTCCTATTATTGATTTGTATTATTATTGTTATGTTATATGGCTAGTGGTTGTTGCCAGCTAGATAACCCTATCCTTATCTTTACTGAAGTAGTGTACCTGTCAGTGCTCCTGCTCCAGCTGCCACAGCCTCACCAGCTCCTGCTGTTGCTGTCTCGTGAGTTGATTTATATTCTTTATTTCATCTTATTTTGATTTGTAATCTCATAAAATGTGTTTCCTATTTCAAGAAGTTATATTACTACCTCTTAACCTTTGACATGATCTTTACTACTGTCATCTGTGCAGCACCGAAGCAGAAACTTATGGTCAGGCTGCTTCAAACCTTGTTGCGGGAGgcaccctagaggcaacaattcaGTCAATTCTTGAAATGGGCGGTGGAACATGGGACAGAGATACTGTGCTTCGTGCCCTACGTGCTGCATTCAACAACCCGGAGCGGGCTGTTGAGTATTTATATTCTGTAAGAAGATATCCTCCCTTAGTTTGATTATGACTCAGTGTTCTTCAATAGAACACATAATGCCTTGCTTACATAAAGCTACAGATGAGTAAATTACTAAATTATTGACTTTATGTCTTTTACAAGCTTTACCCGTCTTTGAATCTGTGTAAATATGTACTACAGGAAATACATGTTGACACAACTTATATTGCAGATCTCTTGGCTATACAACTAATACCCTTTGATCTTAATTGTAGGGTATTCCGGAGCCGATGGAGATTCCTGCACCAGCACCAAGTGCCCAGCCAGCTGATCCTGCCCAGGCTTCACTAGCAACTCAACCTGCAGTTGCCTCCTCTGGTCCTAATGCTAGTCCCTTGGACCTCTTCCCTCAAgtactctctccctctctccctctgtgtGGTCTGCGGTTACCTCTTTTGCATATTTTTAATGCTTGCCCTTTGTACCTTGCAGGCCCTTCCAAATGCTTCCACAAATGCTGCTGGTGAGGGAAATCTGGATGTTTTGCGTAACAATGCGCAGTTCCGAAGCTTACTTTCTTTAGTGCAGGCTAACCCTCAGATCTTACAGGTACATTTTGTGCTGCTGCTCTTTTTCTTTGTCCCAAATCTACTTATGACAGCTGACTAACAGGATCATTTTTTTTACAGCCACTGCTTCAAGAGCTGGGAAAGCAAAACCCTCAGATTTTGCAGTTGATTCAGGACAACCAGGCTGAGTTCCTTCGTTTAATCAATGAGCCAGCTGAGGGCGATGAAGACGAGTATGAATTTTTTTCATCGCCGTGACATTTTACTTTGGGCTTTTGCATGTTGCTTGACAATCTCATACTTGCTTCACCAGGAATCTCCTAGAGCAGTTTGCTGAGGGAGTGCCTCAGACCATAGCTGTTACTCCTGAGGAGAATGAAGCTATACTTCGTGTAAGTTCATTGATGTTGAGAAAGTTTCTCCACAACTGCCTGCATCTGCATTTTTGTCTACTTTGTCATACTTGTTTGTGGCACCATGATAAAACCTCACTACATTTTGCTTATGCAGCTTGAGGGAATGGGCTTTGACCGGGCGCTTGTTCTGGAGGTTTACTTCGCCTGCAACAAGGATGAGACCCTAGCCGCAAACTACCTGTTAGACCACATGAACGAGTTTGACGACGGAGCGCCGCAGTAAGGCAAGCAAGTTGTTTCTGAATTACATGCACAagcccatgggagcaaggattgtGGGGAGATTGATACTCCCGCACTCACAGGGCAGGCCTTAGAGATCTTTTTGAGATTTTGTCACTTCCTTAGTCTGTAATTCTTTTCTGCCTTGCTATTAGTACATACTCTAGATTGTCTTGAAATGTTAATTTACAGACTTAACGACATCGTATAAAAGTTCTGTCAGTTTTACTGCATCTGCCGATCTATTAATAGATGAAGTGCCTGCGTGGAACACACTGGGTGCCAGGCAGCCTAAGCGTGTGACTGACTGACCCTGTTCTTAGAGCATTTTCAATAAAAAGGGCAGCCTGGTGCTTGTAGCTCCTTCTTGTGCAGGGGAAGGGTCCGACCACTTTCGGTCTTTTGTCTGCACTTGACAAGTTACAACTTGCGGGCAACCTATTTTTCAAAAAAGGGTGAGATGTTATGTATGTGGGACAACCAATCAAGCATGGTGTGTTGTCCCTTATCAGAGCCCTAGTTGATCAAATAacttttgctaggaaagagtccgATCAGTTTAAAGATCGTATTAGAGTTTGAATGAATTATGGGCTTGTGATCAAGTattgtctacaataaagagacacCCCTTCCAGTCAAACATAGAAGAATATTATTGTTTACTTCTATCCATTTTCCAGCAAAATGGGTTTATGTCCGTAGTAGATTCTTCCATCAACATGAGAGCTTCTAAGGCCTTGTACAATGCAGGGAGAAATAAATTAGTCTTTCTTTATGCATTGGTGTTTATTTATAGAGGGTAGATGCTTAGTAAAATTCAGTTTATTTTTCTAAGCACTTCTTTAAACACCTAGCTTGTACAAGGCTTAAGGAGCCCATGGCGAGCATGATTGCCATGCTACTTGCCGTGGCGGTTAAGATTAAATTACATATTATAATTAGGAGGAAATCTCCCCTTATCCAAACCGTTGTGCGGTTTGTCCCTCTGTCTCCTGGAACCGACGCTTTTTAGATCGTCGCATCTCTTCAGAGGATATATATACTCCATGCTATTCCATCATTCGATTCAAACAGCGATAAAGGGTAGGGTGGGATTCATAGAACACATGAGGTGGAGCAATGTGGGGAGGCCACAACATTACGACAAATTACACATTGAAACAAACACGGGATATAACTGGAAATTAACCAACTAATATTAGTTGATTAGCATGCATATATATTGTGAAACTAATGCTAATACTAAATTCTTTGAGGTTCAGCTGACACCATGAACCATTCAACAACGATCACATGGATGTGTAGATTATTTGGATTCCTGAAGCTCGTGGTTCAAATACTGGAATAACGATTACACAACTGAAGCTTGCGGTAATGTTATACAAGGGTATGTTACTGAAAAGAGGGACACTATGTTATTACAGATGAACAAAACAACACAATGGACAGATAAACCTAGAAAAGAAACATAGAACAAAGGAAATGTAAAGCTAGAAGTGGATAGAAAAAAGTTGAATTCAAATACAAGCACAACTAAAATGAGAAAAATCGTCATCTCAACACCCATCGTAATGTTGGTGGGGCAGAAGAACTTTAGAAAACATTGTTTTCTATGCACTGAGGTGGACCGTGgagttcaaaaaaaaaaagtggACCGTGGAGTTCAAGCATTTTCTGTCGTGATAAACAACCAAGAGCAGCACCAGTGAAGGCATGGAGCAGACCAGCATCTGGCTTACAAAAAGAGCAATGTTTCATGTACGACAAAAGTTATCTGATCCCGGCATGATAGGCAGCGTTGGTTGCAActtgatgcagcatcttcacaatcCATTGTATCATCGTACAAACGCAGGAGGCGATACTGTCATACACAGGTAATTCCGTTTCAGAAATTGATCTTCCCAAGACCTTTTGATACCAGGAGGAAAGACAAATGATTTGGAACCTCGTCATTCAGTACTTCAAAGCGAAGGCGGCTGGCGCCGGCGCGAGTGATGCCCTGGGCTGAGGCATAAGACTGTCTCCATCCATGCTACCGCTCGTTGAGGTATGGTGAACATCCTGGttaattttttttccaaaagGGATGCAAAAACTTTGCCTCATCaattaatttaaaagaaaaaaaattgccCAGTTAATTCACAAAAAACCGGATGAAAACCGACACAAACTGACCACATACGAACAACTCACCAACACGATCACCATGCAAAGTGATCCCGACACAAGACATCGGGTACCCCAAACTACAACGACAATTCAATCCAAGAGAACAAGCCGAGAGACCGAAGATCAAGCACCCCAGAAACGTTGTTACGGATGCGGAGATCCAGGAGTCGAAAGGCTACAGTGGCGAGGAACTCGGCAGGCCGGCAGGTCCTTGGGACGATCGGGGAAGCCGGAGGCGAGCGGGGACGGAGGTGAGGACCTCCCCCCAAAGGCCGGCACGAGGGACAACCACGCTCACGATGGCCCGGGAGACCACATGCGAGGCATCTGACAGGACCGCAACAACGGTGACGAAATGCTTCAGTGCCAAGGAGCAATAACGAAGGCCGAAGGCTCTCCGCTTGAAGGCGAGGGAGCTGGCAGTCTCCATCTTGTGCGACGGCACGGGTGCCAACTCCTGCTGCACCGACGCCGGCCCCCCACCTTCTCCCATCCCAGCTCCGAAGCCGCCTCATGAGCAGCATCGACTACAACCGCATCCTGAACGCGCACCATGCTGGATCTGGCAGTCAACGACGTCATTGGGGTgagctcgtcgtcatcgtcactgCCGCCATCGTCGTCGGCGAGGGCGGCCCATGATGCAGCCAACGACGGCTACGGTGAGTGCACAACGACGTCGGGGACAACATCCGAATCGAGTGGGGGAGGGGCCCAACCCATCACCACACGCAGGGCGACGATCCGCCGACGGCAGTGGAGCGGCCAGATCCAGCCGGTCAAGATGCATACCCAGGGTGCCTTGAGGAACAGTGAATAATCATCCAATGGTGTCTTGTTTACAGTTGCAAAGGCTTTTATTTCGTTCAACTTCAATTCGTTTGTACTCCCTACAATCTAGTGAAATGACGTAGTCTGTATACAATGACTATTTTGTGTAGAGACAATGTTAATTAATTCTATTGGAAGGAGTAGTACATTTTAGCCCAGGGGCTCGTAATAAGCTGGTGCTCGGAGCGTGCACCATGTTGTGACCATAGGCTGTGGCGAAGCCAAGAAAAATGAGTGGGAAGGGCGAGAGTGTTTTTAATCCTTGTTGGAAAGGGCCAGCCCattaa
This region includes:
- the LOC123396360 gene encoding probable ubiquitin receptor RAD23 isoform X1, whose product is MKVSVKTLKGSKFEIEVNPADKVSDVKKLIESSQGQNVYPADQQMLIYQGSVLKDETTLEENKVVENNFLVIMLRQNKGSSSAAPAKSKEPSNQAPPTQTVPATPASQAPATPAPQAVSAPAPISVPVSAPAPAATASPAPAVAVSTEAETYGQAASNLVAGGTLEATIQSILEMGGGTWDRDTVLRALRAAFNNPERAVEYLYSGIPEPMEIPAPAPSAQPADPAQASLATQPAVASSGPNASPLDLFPQALPNASTNAAGEGNLDVLRNNAQFRSLLSLVQANPQILQPLLQELGKQNPQILQLIQDNQAEFLRLINEPAEGDEDENLLEQFAEGVPQTIAVTPEENEAILRLEGMGFDRALVLEVYFACNKDETLAANYLLDHMNEFDDGAPQ
- the LOC123396360 gene encoding probable ubiquitin receptor RAD23 isoform X2 yields the protein MKVSVKTLKGSKFEIEVNPADKVSDVKKLIESSQGQNVYPADQQMLIYQGSVLKDETTLEENKVVENNFLVIMLRQNKGSSSAAPAKSKEPSNQAPPTQTVPATPASQAPATPAPQAVSAPAPIVPVSAPAPAATASPAPAVAVSTEAETYGQAASNLVAGGTLEATIQSILEMGGGTWDRDTVLRALRAAFNNPERAVEYLYSGIPEPMEIPAPAPSAQPADPAQASLATQPAVASSGPNASPLDLFPQALPNASTNAAGEGNLDVLRNNAQFRSLLSLVQANPQILQPLLQELGKQNPQILQLIQDNQAEFLRLINEPAEGDEDENLLEQFAEGVPQTIAVTPEENEAILRLEGMGFDRALVLEVYFACNKDETLAANYLLDHMNEFDDGAPQ
- the LOC123396360 gene encoding probable ubiquitin receptor RAD23 isoform X3, coding for MKVSVKTLKGSKFEIEVNPADKVSDVKKLIESSQGQNVYPADQQMLIYQGSVLKDETTLEENKVVENNFLVIMLRQNKGSSSAAPAKSKEPSNQAPPTQTVPATPASQAPATPAPQAVSAPAPIAPAPAATASPAPAVAVSTEAETYGQAASNLVAGGTLEATIQSILEMGGGTWDRDTVLRALRAAFNNPERAVEYLYSGIPEPMEIPAPAPSAQPADPAQASLATQPAVASSGPNASPLDLFPQALPNASTNAAGEGNLDVLRNNAQFRSLLSLVQANPQILQPLLQELGKQNPQILQLIQDNQAEFLRLINEPAEGDEDENLLEQFAEGVPQTIAVTPEENEAILRLEGMGFDRALVLEVYFACNKDETLAANYLLDHMNEFDDGAPQ
- the LOC123396360 gene encoding probable ubiquitin receptor RAD23 isoform X4 codes for the protein MKVSVKTLKGSKFEIEVNPADKVSDVKKLIESSQGQNVYPADQQMLIYQGSVLKDETTLEENKVVENNFLVIMLRQNKGSSSAAPAKSKEPSNQAPPTQTVPATPASQAPATPAPQAVSAPAPITEAETYGQAASNLVAGGTLEATIQSILEMGGGTWDRDTVLRALRAAFNNPERAVEYLYSGIPEPMEIPAPAPSAQPADPAQASLATQPAVASSGPNASPLDLFPQALPNASTNAAGEGNLDVLRNNAQFRSLLSLVQANPQILQPLLQELGKQNPQILQLIQDNQAEFLRLINEPAEGDEDENLLEQFAEGVPQTIAVTPEENEAILRLEGMGFDRALVLEVYFACNKDETLAANYLLDHMNEFDDGAPQ